One Natrinema longum genomic window carries:
- a CDS encoding ATP-binding protein, which yields MSESDSNGEWAASESKDWKDGRHKRSNEHVEQHAAIVSDSKTRRHLTALSRAYERAYSRGWIDSEWPDSLEETDLYQDRLRYHETETFSRRLEQGEMAKIRHHVGSQSDEIDVSGWHDIERIRDIVSDRHLRLYEYGEPGSGKTSAGCLAARHWLEQQRDEGNDDAYVITNIRTLASEDESIIWVDNWADLKERVYADMEDVLAENVAPVLFLFDEASSQASGGGKDGWETGTKLATLVYKIRKFGGAIIIIGHDGKDLHPAVRELCMVLHKESKKKARFYETITNRNPKQPITPQIEGWPDSKWSPNDKDPAPWSWDDGQESETDGNGSHIARDDAFRELAIWTVVQEKTRNPDDPPSNGKIASKRLYGEYSAEWVRRRWNEYQDGEHGEVVAEIQQAIA from the coding sequence ATGAGTGAGAGCGACAGCAACGGCGAGTGGGCAGCGAGTGAGTCCAAGGACTGGAAGGACGGCCGTCACAAGCGGTCGAACGAACACGTCGAACAGCACGCGGCCATCGTCTCGGACAGCAAGACAAGGCGGCACCTGACGGCACTCAGCCGGGCGTACGAACGCGCATACTCTCGCGGCTGGATCGACAGCGAGTGGCCCGACTCGCTCGAGGAAACTGACCTGTACCAGGACCGACTGCGATACCACGAGACCGAGACGTTCAGTCGGCGGCTCGAGCAGGGCGAAATGGCGAAGATCCGGCACCACGTCGGCAGTCAGTCGGACGAGATCGACGTGAGCGGCTGGCACGACATCGAACGAATCCGGGACATCGTCTCAGATCGGCACCTTCGGCTCTACGAGTACGGCGAGCCAGGCTCTGGGAAGACCAGTGCCGGCTGTCTCGCTGCCCGTCATTGGCTCGAGCAACAGCGAGACGAAGGGAATGACGATGCCTACGTTATCACGAACATCCGAACGCTCGCGAGCGAAGACGAGTCGATCATCTGGGTAGACAACTGGGCAGACCTGAAAGAGCGAGTATACGCCGACATGGAGGACGTACTGGCGGAGAACGTCGCGCCGGTACTGTTCCTGTTTGACGAAGCGTCATCGCAGGCCAGCGGCGGCGGAAAGGACGGCTGGGAGACAGGGACGAAACTCGCGACTCTCGTTTACAAGATCCGCAAGTTCGGCGGTGCGATCATCATCATCGGTCACGACGGGAAAGACCTGCACCCGGCCGTTCGGGAACTCTGCATGGTTCTCCATAAGGAGTCGAAAAAGAAGGCGCGGTTCTACGAAACTATCACAAATCGGAACCCAAAGCAACCGATCACACCCCAGATCGAAGGCTGGCCCGACTCGAAATGGAGTCCCAACGACAAAGATCCGGCACCGTGGTCGTGGGACGACGGACAGGAGAGCGAAACCGACGGAAACGGCAGTCATATCGCTCGAGACGACGCATTTCGGGAGTTGGCGATATGGACCGTCGTTCAGGAGAAGACGAGGAATCCGGACGATCCACCGTCGAATGGAAAGATCGCAAGTAAGCGGCTGTACGGCGAGTATTCCGCGGAATGGGTCCGTCGAAGGTGGAACGAGTATCAGGACGGCGAGCACGGCGAGGTAGTTGCCGAGATTCAACAGGCGATCGCATGA